One window from the genome of Carassius carassius chromosome 15, fCarCar2.1, whole genome shotgun sequence encodes:
- the LOC132158031 gene encoding granulocyte colony-stimulating factor receptor-like: MASVWLLLVLWIFVNALIKVIQASSCATIHTPAEVVRSGSPVSVSCSIKDDCTLTKGKDFHVAWKINNSFAPSNLSYQESNGTYGVIIPSLDTDTSIACAVCKEEKCQIVNGVRVKVGYPPPVPKNLSCSLNLRPEQRFLCKWDPGEERENLSTNYTLKIFRVIYKKVTSKQYCIPHGEHLYLIPRISYPLVSVVEIKVTAVNVFGNATSETLKLIPLETAMFDPPEINRIEADVAGCLNYSWSLGKSQQWLMTAISLEIRLKTVDNQQNKELVLPFTKKNGGKINVCGLFHGTNYSTTMRVKYSSLSKWSKWSKWSDPKIANTVMKAPTGSLDTWLKVDDQNAQLYWKPSENFRPNGWNLSYIVESMEPKRNLCITQESHCFFNLTEKVEKVYLRATNAAASSDHTEVPVYRNKGLGSVSNFSVHPQSETSVLMVWGGTPASLTITGYVLEWRSLNEMPAAPLSFTLMDKNISSTILTGLRPDKPYEISIYPKYDKGIGIPHTLVAYSIQKAPSVAPVLNIMREPSNERNGTIRDGIEMTLFVIPTYIGLSLLIIVVFACFGKNERVKMCLWPIIPDPANSSIKKWTTTYSVQGIPSFVEDKDSVLVYLSRFSLLDLDEKEPFKSDYVKESQWSRDINSYDECHSSFQTCVQYDSEHDRDAVPYATVVFSGPYQNHSSCLPPYIRSESTQPLLGADDPGSPPPYENVSPSGNVSKVQRFSTFPQNSTESEENEELWEEFPMLRSLELRDTDT; encoded by the exons ATGGCATCAGTCTGGCTTCTACTTGTGCTGTGGATATTTGTTAATGCCTTGATAAAAG TGATTCAAGCTTCTTCATGTGCTACGATTCACACTCCTGCTGAAGTGGTGCGCTCTGGTTCACCTGTTTCAGTGTCCTGCTCCATCAAGGATGACTGCACACTGACCAAAGGCAAAGACTTCCATGTGGCATGGAAAATTAACAACAGTTTTGCACCCAGCAATCTCTCTTACCAGGAGAGTAACGGGACGTATGGTGTAATCATACCTAGTCTAGACACAGACACATCCATTGCTTGCGCAGTGTGTAAAGAGGAGAAATGCCAAATTGTCAATGGAGTGCGAGTGAAAGTGGGAT atCCTCCACCCGTTCCTAAAAACCTGAGCTGCTCTTTGAATCTAAGACCCGAACAGAGATTCCTGTGTAAGTGGGATCCTGGTGAGGAAAGGGAAAATCTTTCTACAAATTATACACTTAAGATATTTAG GGTCATATATAAAAAGGTTACAAGTAAACAATATTGTATACCACATGGAGAGCATTTATATTTGATTCCACGGATATCATATCCTTTAGTTTCAGTGGTGGAGATAAAAGTGACAGCGGTGAATGTCTTTGGGAATGCCACCTCTGAAACCCTGAAGCTGATCCCATTGGAAACAG CAATGTTCGACCCTCCAGAGATTAACAGGATTGAAGCAGATGTTGCAGGCTGCTTAAATTACAGCTGGAGTCTTGGAAAATCTCAGCAATGGTTGATGACTGCCATCAGTTTAGAGATAAGATTGAAAACAGTAGACAACCAGCAAAACAAAGAGTTG GTTTTgcccttcacaaaaaaaaatggaggcaaaataaatgtatgtggCCTTTTTCATGGTACAAATTACAGCACCACAATGCGAGTGAAGTATAGTTCATTGAGTAAATGGAGTAAATGGAGTAAATGGAGCGATCCAAAAATAGCCAACACCGTTATGAAGG cTCCGACTGGCAGCCTGGACACATGGCTTAAAGTGGATGATCAGAATGCACAGCTCTACTGGAAG CCCTCAGAAAATTTCCGGCCCAACGGCTGGAATTTGTCATACATTGTCGAATCGATGGAACCGAAAAGGAATTTGTGTATTACACAAGAAAGCCACTGCTTTTTCAATCTTACCGAGAAGGTTGAAAAGGTTTACCTGAGAGCCACTAACGCAGCGGCAAGCTCGGATCATACCGAAGTACCGGTGTATCGGAACAAAG GGCTGGGCTCTGTCTCTAATTTCAGTGTTCATCCCCAGTCCGAGACATCTGTGCTGATGGTGTGGGGGGGGACACCAGCGTCCCTCACAATCACAGGATATGTGCTTGAGTGGAGATCTCTGAATGAGATGCCGGCAGCTCCCCTGTCCTTCACTCTGATGGACAAAAACATATCCAGTACCATACTAACAG ggTTAAGGCCTGACAAACCTTATGAGATCTCTATTTATCCCAAATACGATAAAGGGATTGGAATTCCACACACTTTAGTGGCATACAGCATTCAGAAAG CACCCTCTGTGGCCCCAGTGTTGAATATTATGAGAGAACCTTCCAATGAGAGAAATGGAACCATTCGag atgGAATTGAAATGACGCTGTTTGTTATCCCAACATACATTGGGTTATCACTTCTCATCATTGTTGTGTTTGCCTGTTTTGGGAAAAATGAACG GGTGAAGATGTGTTTGTGGCCTATAATTCCTGATCCTGCCAACAGCAGCATTAAGAAGTGGACCACCACTTATTCAGTGCAG GGCATTCCTTCCTTTGTAGAAGACAAGGATTCTGTGTTAGTGTACCTGTCCCGCTTCAGTCTTCTTGATCTGGATGAGAAAGAGCCGTTCAAGAGTGACTATGTCAAGGAGAGCCAGTGGTCACGTGACATCAACAGTTATGATGAATGTCATTCCTCATTCCAGACCTGTGTCCAATACGATTCGGAGCACGACAGGGATGCTGTTCCTTATGCCACAGTGGTTTTCAGTGGTCCATATCAAAACCATTCATCCTGTCTGCCACCCTACATTCGCTCCGAGTCCACACAGCCTCTGTTAGGAGCGGACGACCCTGGCAGCCCCCCACCGTATGAGAATGTGTCACCAAGCGGCAATGTTTCCAAAGTACAACGCTTCAGCACATTCCCTCAGAATTCCACTGAGAGTGAGGAGAATGAAGAACTTTGGGAAGAATTTCCTATGCTTAGATCTTTAGAGCTCAGGGATACTGATACCTAA